From the Plasmodium gaboni strain SY75 chromosome Unknown, whole genome shotgun sequence genome, one window contains:
- a CDS encoding acyl-CoA binding protein, translated as MAELFEESVSFINSVPKNVNLPNNIKLSLYKYYKQSTIGNCNIKEPSKFKVYDRRKYEAWKSVENLNKEDAKKRYVELVTELFPYWQNEE; from the coding sequence ATGGCAGAACTTTTTGAGGAAAGTGTTTCCTTTATTAATAGTGTACCtaaaaatgtaaatttACCTAACAATATTAAGTTAAGtttgtataaatattataaacaGAGTACAATAGGTAATTGTAATATAAAGGAACCAAGCAAATTTAAAGTATATGATAGAAGAAAGTATGAAGCTTGGAAATCGGtagaaaatttaaataaagaagatGCAAAAAAGAGATACGTTGAACTTGTTACTGAGTTGTTTCCCTACTGGCAAAACGAGGAATAA